From the genome of Lathyrus oleraceus cultivar Zhongwan6 unplaced genomic scaffold, CAAS_Psat_ZW6_1.0 chrUn0814, whole genome shotgun sequence, one region includes:
- the LOC127115017 gene encoding non-specific lipid-transfer protein: protein MEKKYVSLFMVVMVLGMMVSKFEARQIDDITCPEALLSLLPCLPFLQGTGGATPPKNCCDGANTLNQKANTTPIRRDVCNCLKPAASRFGVKPDKSKQLPQLCNITLSVPFDPNIDCNTVQ from the exons ATGGAGAAGAAATATGTTTCTCTTTTCATGGTTGTGATGGTTCTAGGAATGATGGTATCAAAATTTGAAGCACGTCAAATTGACGACATTACATGCCCCGAGGCTCTTTTGTCCTTGTTGCCATGTCTTCCCTTTTTGCAAGGAACTGGAGGTGCTACACCACCTAAAAACTGTTGTGATGGAGCAAATACTTTAAATCAAAAGGCAAACACCACCCCGATTCGAAGGGATGTTTGCAATTGTCTCAAACCCGCAGCATCGAGATTTGGAGTTAAACCTGACAAATCAAAACAACTACCACAACTTTGTAACATTACTCTGTCGGTTCCTTTTGATCCTAACATTGATTGCAACAC GGTTCAATAA
- the LOC127115015 gene encoding non-specific lipid-transfer protein 1-like: MEKKYVSLFMVVVVLGMMVSKFEARQIDDITCPEALLSLLPCLPFLQGTGGATPPKNCCDGANSLNQKANTTPIRRDVCNCLKPAASRFGVKLDKSKQLPQLCNITLSVPFDPSIDCNTVQ; encoded by the exons ATGGAGAAGAAATATGTTTCTCTTTTCATGGTTGTGGTGGTTCTAGGAATGATGGTATCAAAATTTGAAGCACGTCAAATTGACGACATTACATGCCCCGAGGCTCTTTTGTCCTTGTTGCCATGTCTTCCCTTTTTGCAAGGAACTGGAGGTGCTACACCACCTAAAAACTGTTGTGATGGAGCAAATAGTTTAAATCAAAAGGCAAACACCACCCCGATTCGAAGGGATGTTTGCAATTGTCTCAAACCCGCAGCATCGAGATTTGGAGTTAAACTTGACAAATCAAAACAACTACCACAACTTTGTAACATTACTCTGTCGGTTCCTTTTGATCCTAGCATTGATTGCAACAC GGTTCAATAA